TGATAAGTCATTTATTGGAGCTGCTAATCCTTGAATTAAAGGACCATATGCCTCTGCATTAGCTAATCTTTGAACTAATTTATATCCAATATTTCCTGCTGCTAAGTTAGGGAATATTAATACATTAGCTTTTCCTGCTACTTTAGAATTTGGAGCTTTTTTAACTCCTACTGATGCTACTAAAGCCGCATCCGCTTGTAACTCCTCTTCAAATGCGAAATCTGCATTTCTTTCTCTTAAAATTTCTCCTGCTCTTTTTACAACGTCTACTGAATCATGCTTTGCTGATCCTTTTGTAGAGAATGACATAAGTGCAACTTTTGGATCTAATCCAGCTACTGTAGCTGCCGTTATAGCTGCTTCTGATGCGATATCAGCTAATTGCTCTGATGTAGGCTCAGGAATTACAGCACAATCTCCAAATACTAAGATTTCTCCGTAAGTTTCTACATTATGCTTTAACTCCATTAAAAATACTGATGATACTGTTTTTACTCCTGGTTTTGTTCCAACAACTTGTAATCCAGCTCTTAAAACATTTGCTGTGGGTGAATCTGATCCTGAAACCATTCCAGCTACATCTCCCATTTTAACCATCATAGCACCAAAGAAGTTAACATCAGTTGTTAATAATCTTTCTGCCTCTTCTGGAGTCATTCCTTTTTTTGCTCTTAACTCACAAAGTTTCTCAACATATGAAGCTAATTTATCAGTAGTTTTTGGATCGATAATTTCAACACCATCTAAAGATACTCCTAAATTTGCAGCAAATGTTTTTATTGTTTCTACATTTCCTACTAATACTGGAGTTCCTAACTTCTCCTCAACTACTCCTGCAGCTGCTCTGATTACTCTCTCATCAGTAGCCTCAGGAAGAACTATTTTGTTTCCTAAAGTTTTTGCTTTTTCTTTAATTTGAACTATAATGCTCACTTTAAGTCCTCCTTGATTTTTATTAAATAAATTGCACATTTTTAACTATACTGTAATAGTGCTCATAATTTTCAACTATATATTAACAAATTTTATATATATTTACAACAGAAATTCTATTTTTTTTAATATATTAGTCAAAAATAGCTTGTATGTACTCTTTACTATTAAACTCTCTTAAATCCTCTATTCCCTCTCCTACTCCTATATATTTTATAGGTTTTTTAAGCTCTTCAGAGATGCTAAATAGTATTCCTCCCTTAGCTGTTCCATCTAATTTAGTGACAATAAATCCTGTTAATTTTGTCACTTCGTTAAATACTCTCGCTTGAATCAATCCATTTTGTCCTGTAGTTCCATCTAAAACTAAAATTGACTCGTAAGGTTGATCTCCTATTTTTTTCTTTATAATATTATTTATTTTTTCTAATTCTTTCATCAGATTATTTTTATTATGTAGTCTTCCTGCTGTATCGATAATTACAACATCAGCATTTTTATCTTCTCCAGCCTTTAAAGTATCAAAAACAACTGCTCCTGGATCTGCTCCCTCTGGATGCTTTACAATCTCAGCTCCTGCTCTTTTTACCCATTCTTCTAATTGCTCAACTGCTGCTGCTCTAAACGTATCCGCTGCACCTATTACAACTTTTTTACCATCTTTAACTAATTTAGCTGCAATTTTTCCAATAGTTGTAGTTTTTCCAACTCCATTTACTCCAACTATTAATATTACATTCATTCTTCCAGGTTGAATATCTAATTTAGTATTTTCTGTAATCAAATATCCTTCTAATACATCTTTTAATACTGGGTATACATCTTCAGGTTTTTTAACTCCTCTAGCTTTTACTTCTGCTTTTAAATCTTTTACTATCTTCAAAGTCATTTCAATACCAATATCTGATTGTACTAAAGTATCTTCTAACTCTTCATACATCTCACCATCTACTATTGATTTTCCTGTAAAAATATTTTTTAAAGTTCCAAACAGTCCCTCTCTTGATTTAAATAATTTTTCTTTTAAAGATGTAAAAAAGCTTCTTTTTTCAACTTTTGGTTTTTCTACGTAAATTACCTCATCTTTTGTTTCTTCCTGATCTATTGTTGACTCTTCCTTTTCTTCATCATCAATAGCTTTTTCTACAGCTTCATCTATTTTCTCTTCTTCATCTATCTTCTCTTCTTTTTGTTCTTCAAGAGATTCTAGCTCCTCTTTTACCACTTCTTTTTCTAACTTTTCTTCTTGCTCTTCGACTTTATCCTCTTTTTTTCTACCGAAAAGTTTATTAAAAAATCCCATTATAGTCCTCCAAATTATTTAGAAATTATATGTCTTACGGCTAGTATCCCCATTACTGCAGCTATATTTAATCCACTTCCGTATCCTGAGCTGTCTCCTGCGGCATATAATCCTTTTATATTAGTTTCCATATTAGCATCTATTTTTATTCTTGTACTTCTAAATTTTATCTCAGGGAAATATAGTAATAAATCACTTGATGCAAATCCAGGAGTTATTTTGTCGTGAACTTCTATAAATTCTATAATATTATCTAAAATTCTCTTTGGACATGCTAAAGCAATATCTCCAGCTACGTAATCCTCTGTTGTAGGAATTATATTTAATCTAGCTATAGATTCATCTGTTGATCTTCTTCCCACTTTTAAATCTCCGTAAGATTGCATTAATATCTTACCACCAGTTAACATTGATGACATCTTCGCTATAGCAGTTGCATATTCAAATGGTTGCTTAAATGGTTGTGTAAATGTTTTTGTACATAATAAAGCTAAGTTTGTATTTTGAGATTTCTTATCTTTATATGCATGGCCATTTGCTAACACTACATCGTCACTATGCTTTTCTGCAGCTATAAATCCACTTGGATTTGAACAGAAAGTTCTCATCTTATCTCTATATTTTGTTGTATGATAAATCATCTTTGCTTCGTAGAAATTTTCGTTAATATCCTTCATTACTAAATCAGGTATCTCTACTCTTACACCTAAATCAACTGCACCTGTCTCATATGATACTCCTGACTCTTCACACATCTCCATCAGTTTTTTTGCACCACTTCTTCCAAGTCCAATTACAACATTTTTTGCGAAGTAATTTTCAACTTCATCTTTTTTATTTTTTACAGTTACTCCTTTTATTTCACCATTCTCTATTATTAATCCTTCAGCAGATCTTTCAGTTATAAACTCTACACCTTTTTCTAATAAAGAATTTACTAATTTTGTATATAGTTCTCTTGATCCATCTGTTCCCAAGTGCATTGTTGGTGTATCTACTAACTGTACATTATTTTCAATACATCTTTTCTTTAAATCTAACATAACTTGGTTGTACTCTAAACCAGATGGTTTTTCATCAAATCCAAAATCTTTATATATATCTGCTACATATTGAATAGTTTCATTTACAATTACTTTTCCAGTTAAAACATGAACATCTCCACCAACTCTATAATCCATATTAAATTTAGAGTCCGAAAAAGCTCCAGCTCCTGAAACTCCATAAATTATTGCACAAGTTGGACACTTTACACATGTTCCTAGCTTTTCTTTTGGACAAACTCTTTGTGTTAACATTCTACCTTTGTCTAAAACTAAAATCTTTAAATCCTTATTCTTTTTAATAGCTTCGTAAGCTCCAAAAACCCCAGCTTGTCCTCCACCTAAAAATATAATATCGTACATTTGTTTTCCTCCATTCATGTTCTACTGTCTAATCCAGTTTACTTTTTCTATATAAATATCCTCAGGTAAATTAGGATGAATCTCTCCTGTTCTTTGAGAATAATTATAATTCCAACCACCATTTTTATTTGTATTTTCAAAATCTTGTACATCATAAACTTCATTTGATGCAATTATTGAGTTACTACCATAAGTCTTAGCCAAAGTTTTTCGTCCATAAATATCTGCAAAAGATATCTTCTGTCCTTTTTCATTCACATAATCTAAAAGGTGTAAGTTCATATTTACCCCTGGTTTTGTTAACTCAGGATAACTCCCTGTCAATTGATAGTATTTCTCTAAAGCTATTCTAAGTTCTTTTGTACTTCTCACTGTTTCATCAATTTTGTACGTTCCTGTTAAATCATCGATTCCTCTCATAGCAAGATAGATAAATAAAATTGTTACTGCTATATTTATAATCCAATTTAGAGTAGTTATTCTTCCGTCTTTTTCCATCCCTTTAGAACCTCATTTTTATCTTTTTGGCTTTATAAAAGCTTCTCTAATAATTATTTCTCCACCCTTTGGTGATGTTATTTCCACTTTTAAAGGCCCTCTTTTTACAGATAACCATCCTAGTCCTTTAAAGACTAACTCTTCCCCTGTTTCCACTGTATAAACTTCTACATCTTTTTCTAAAGAGTTAAATTCATCTCTACAATTTTCACACGGTGGAGTTAAAAAGTCTGCTTTTTGCATTAACTCTTTTGCTTTTTCTACATTTGTTTCATGGAATGTTACATCTTTAGATGCATATAATGAAAATATCGGTTTTAAATCGTCATCGTTTAAAACTCTCATTTGAATCATTCCACCAATTAATATAACTCTATCTTCTTGAACTTTATAAGTTTTTCTTGAAATCTCATTAGCAGGAATTATATTTTGATTACACTCTTGACATACAAAATCAGAAAATCTTCCACTAGGAATTAATCCCGGAGTATCAATTAAAGTTATTTTTGAGAATGGAATCTCTGTTTTAACACTTTTTAAAGTTGTTCCTGGGAATTTTGATACTGTTACTCTTTTAGCACCTATAAGCTTATTTATAATACTAGATTTCCCAACATTTGTTACTCCTAAAACTAAAGCTTTAGCTCCATCAGGATAAAAATGCTTGATTTTCTTAAATATTCCATTTATTCCATATCCATTTTTAGAACTTACTATAGCTATATCTAAAGGAGAAATTCCCTCTTCTCCTAATCTTCCTTTAACCCAATCTGCAACTTCTGATGGATGTTTTTCATCTGGTATTAAATCTAACTTATTAATTACAACAATTGATTCCATCTCTCTTAAAATATCAAGAATCTCATCATCAAATGATCCTTCAAAATCGATAATATCAAAAACAGGTATTGCTACATCTGCTTCTGCTAAACTTTTTTTAACTTCTTGTCTATAATCCTCTTTTGTCATTTTTATAGGAATATACTGCCCATAATTTTTTATCTTAAAACATCTTTGACAAAGTAATTCTTTATTATCCCCTTCTAAAACTGATTTCGGCAAATATCCATTAGAATTAGGATTCTCTCCTTGAAGTTCAATTCCACATCCTATACATTTTTTCGTCATAAACTCTCCTTCAATTTATAATATTAATATTTTTCTATCATTTGATTTCTATCTCTTTAGACAGTTCTTTTCTTCTTTTTTTCTCTAAAGCTTCTAAATATATTTTTGTTGAATCTAAATTTGAGTGACCTAATAATTTTTGTAACTGCAATAAGCTAATACCATGCTCTAACATGTGAACAGCAAATGTATGTCTAAAACTATGTGGACTTATCTCCTTTGTTATTCCTGCTTTAACACCGTATCTATCTATAAGTCTTCTTAAAGAACGGTCAGTTAATCTTCCACCAGATCCGTTAACAAAAAGTATCTCTTTATTATATTTAGATCCTAACTTTTCCTTTTTAGCTACTATATATCTTTTGAAGAAATTTTTTGTTCTCTCACTAAAAAATACAGTTCTATATTTTTTAAAACTTGTTACAACAACTTCTCTACTCTCTAGATTAAAAACATCTTCTCCTAAACCTAGTAATTCTTGTGATGTTATTCCACTTGAGTAAAGAAGTTCTACAATCAACCTATCTCTCAAGCTGTGATAATTTTTTAACTCTATTGCTTTTCTAAATCTTACTATCTCTTCTAATTCAAGAACTTCAGGAATTCCTCTATCATAGCTTGGCGCTACTATTAATTGAGCTGGATTACTTTTTATTTTCCCCGTATCCTTCAAATATTTAAAAAATGATTTTATAGATGAGATTTTTCTATTTAAAGATCTCTTCCCTATATCACACCCTTGAAGTTCTACTAAAAACTCTCTAAAATTAAATCCATCTATATCAGAAATTTTTTTTAAATCATTACATTTTATAATATATTCATTAAATCTATATAGATCTATTCTTAATGACTTTATTGTATTTAAGCTCTTTCCTTTTGCGAACTCACAATGATATAAAAACTCTTTTATATCCCCTAATAAATTAAGAGTATCCATCTCAAACTCCTTTTATTTCTCTTGATTTAACTTTTCATCTAAATATTCTAAAGCTATTTTTGATATTTTATTATACTTCTCTTTTTTATCTCTTATTCTTTCATCTAAAGATTTTATTACACCAAAATTAGGTCCCATTGGTTGGAAATTTTTCTTTTCCTCTGTAATATATTTAATAATTGCTCCAATTGAGCTTCTATCATCTAATATTAATGGTGCTTTCCCATCCATTTTTCTAAGAATGTTAGTTGCCGCCATTAATCCAGTAGCAATAGCACAAACATATCCTTCTCCACCAGTTATTTGTCCTGCAAAGTATATATCTTCATTATTTTTTAAATTTAATGCTGGTGTTAATAGCTTTGTTGAATTTATAAATGTATTTCTATGCATAACTCCATATCTTACAAACTCTGCATTTTCAAGTCCTGGTATCATTGAGAATACTCTCTTTTGTTCTCCCCACTTTAAATTTGTCTGAAATCCTACTAAATTATATAACTTTCCATCTTTATCGTCTTGTCTTAACTGAACTACTGCAAATTCCTCTTTTCCAGTTTTTGGATTTATTAATCCTTTTGGTTTTAATGGTCCAAATAGTAGAGTTTTAAATCCTCTTTGAGCTATTCTTTCAACTGGCATACATGCCTCAAATAATTTTTCCTCTTCAAACTTTTTTAAAGGAGCTCTTTCTGCTGATATTAAAGCTTCATAAAAAGTTTCATACTCCTCTTTATTCATTGGACAGTTAATATATTCTCCTTCTCCCTTATCATATCTTGATTGGAAAAATACTTTATCTTTATCGATTGACTCTAAAGTTACAATTGGAGCTGCTGCATCATAAAAATATAGATATTCCTGCTCTAATGTTTTTCCAATATTTTTAGATAGCTCATCCGATGTTAATGGCCCACTAGCAACGATAACTATTTTATCTTTTGGAATCTCTTTCAACTCTTCATTTATTATTTCAATATTTTCCATAGAATGTAACTTCTCTGTTACCTTTTCTGAAAACCCTTCTCTATCTACAGCTAGAGCTTGTCCTGCAGGAACTTTAACTTCATCTGCAATTTCAATAAGTAAAGACCCCATTCTTCTTAGCTCTTCCTTCATTAATCCAGAAGCATTCCCTAAATGATCTCCTCCTAAAGAATTACTACATACTAATTCAGCAAACTTTTCACTTTTATGAGCTTCCGTTGAAACTTTTGGTCTCATTTCATATAATTTTACTTTAACTCCACTTTTTGCTAATTGGTATGCTGCCTCCGAACCAGCTAATCCAGCTCCTATTACTACTACTTCTTTATTTGTCATCTGTTCTCCTTTTTTATACATACAAAAGTCTCGCCTACAAAGGCGAGTCCTTTTATCTACTCTTTTTTATCTTTTTCTAATTTCTTTATATTTTTACAATCAGGATATCCTGTACAAGCCAAGAATTTTCCCCATCTTCCTCTACCTATTTTAAATGGTCTTCCACATTTCTCACAATTTCCAGCATTTTTTAGAATCTCTTCCTCTTCTTTCTGAATTTTATCCATAATCCATTTCAGTTGAACTATTCCATCTTTTTCTTCAATTGAACCATTCATAAGAAGCTTTTTTACTTCTCCAGGTAAAGAAACTCTTTCGTTATCCTCTTTAAAGTTTTCACTCTCTAAATAACTACCAAAACGTCCTAATTTTAGAAGTAATCTACTTCCATTACTTAAAAACACATCTGTTAATTTTCCTTGTTTAACTCTTAATTGCTCTTCTAATAACTCTTTTACTTTTATATTTCCATTTTTAATATCTTCTAATGGAATTTCAATCCCTTTTAAAGAGTATTTTTCCTTACAATTTTCATCTGTACAACATAAATATCTTCCAAATCTTCCATTTTTCATAATCATATTTCCAGATCCACAAGGGCATGGAACATCTGAAGTTATTATTCTACTCGATTCCTCTTCAACTTTAATTTTATAAAGCTCTAAATCTTTTGAAAGCTTTGAATAAAAATCTTTTAATATCTCAATCCAATCTCTCTCTCCCTCTTCAACTAAGTCTAAACCATCTTCTAAAGAAGCTGTAAATTTAACATCCATTATATCTTTAAAGTTTTTTTCTAATATCGTTTTTATTTCGTATCCTAATTCTGTTGGAATAAAACTTTTACCTTCAATTACAACATATTCTCTTTTCTTTAGAGTTTCAATTATTGACGCATACGTAGATGGTCTACCTATTCCATCAGCCTCTAATTTCTTAACTAAAGATGACTCTGTTAATCTAGAAGGAGCCTTTGTCCAATCCTCTTTTATGTGTAATTTATTCAGTTTTAAGAAATCACCCTCATTTATTGTTGGAAACTCTCCTAGTGGTAATTCCTCTTCATCCTTAAACACTTTATAATACCCATCAAATATTATTTTGTTTAAAGTTCCTCTAAATTGGTAATCTCCATTTTCTAAAATTATTTCAAATTGCTCATATTGCATTGGTGCTAATTGAGATATCATAAATCTTTCCCATATCAATTTATACAATTTATACTGATCTGGAGCTAAATCTTTCTTTATTTTATCTGGCTCTAAATAGATATCTGTTGGTCTAACAGCTTCATGGGCATCTTGAATTTTTTCATCTTTTTTCTTCTTTACCCCTTCTTTACCTAAATACTCTTTTCCAAAAGTTTCAACTATATAACTTTTTGCCATTTCTTTAGCTTCATCAGATATTCTTGTCGAATCTGTTCTCATATAAGTTATCAAACCTTTTTGATTTCCATCTATACTTATACCTTCATATAACCCTTGGGCTACAGACATAGTTTTTGAAGCTGAAAATCCTAAATATGATGATGATAATTGCTGTAATGTACTTGTTTTCAATGGCAGTGGTGGATTTTTAGATTTTTTAGTTACTTTAGAGTTAATAACTGCATATTCTGAATTCAATGTTAACTGAACATTTTTTACAATATCCTCATCTGTAACTCTTTCGAATCTTTTTCCTTCTATTTTATAGAGAGAAAGATTCATCTTATTTTCAAACTCACCTTTTATATCCCAAAACTTTTCAGGAATAAACTTTTTTATTTTATCCTCTAAATCACATACTAATTTTAAAGCAACTGATTGAACTCTTCCAGCACTTGTATTTGAAGATATTGACTTCCATAAAAGAGGACTTATCTCATATCCTACTAGTCTATCAAGTATTCTTCTTGCTTGTTGTGCATTAACTCTATCTATATCTACTTTTCTAGGATTTTTTATGGCTTCTCTTATTGCTCCATTTGTTATTTCGTTAAACTCTATTCTATTAGCTTCATTTTCATCTAATTTTAATGTTTGAGCTATATGCCATGCAATAGCTTCTCCTTCTCTATCCGGGTCAGATGCCAAATATACTTTATCTGATTTTTTAGCAAGATCTTTTAAAGTTTTTATTACATCTCCCTTTCCTCTTATCGTTGAATAGCTAGGTTTGAAATCATCTTGCACATCCACTCCGATTTTACTTTTTGGCAAATCTCTTACATGTCCAAAGGAAGCTGTAACATGAAAATTATTCCCCAATATTTTTTCAATAGTCTTCGCTTTTGCAGGTGATTCCACTATTACTAAATTTTTTTTCGCCACTATTTTCACCCCTAATTTTTTCTCTATATACATTATTCGCTCTTAATTATATTAGAAATTAATAAAAAAATCAACCAAGGGTACCAAGTTTCCCATTTATAAACGTCTTCTGTAGTGTCCTGCTGGTAAGCTTTGAATATAACCCTCTATTTCTAACTCCATTAAATTACTCAATAATTCACTTGTTTCACAAGAAACTTCTTTTCTTATTTCTTCTAAATGCATTTTCGTTTTTAATACACTATATATTTTTAGTTTTATCCCAATTAATTTATTTAATTTTTTTCCATCTTCACTTATTTTTAACCAGCTGTACTCATTTAATATATCTTCACCAGATACTATCAATTTAGCTTGAGACAGCTTTATTAATTCATTACATCCTTGGGATAGTGGATATGTCACATCTCCAGGAAAAGCAAAAACATCTCTTCCTTCTTCTAAAGATATACTCGCAGTTATTAAACTTCCTCCTTTTGAAGAACTTTCAACTACTACAGTTCCTTTAGATAAGCCAGCTATTATTCTATTTCTTATTGGAAAATTTTTAGGTGTTGGCCTCATTCCTATTGGAAATTCTGATATTACTAATCCTTTTCGTTCTATTTCATCTCTTAATTTGATATTTGTTCTTGGATAAAATATATCTATTCCACATCCTAAAACAGCAATAGTATTACCTTTATACTTTAATACTTCCTTATGAACTATTGAATCTATTCCTAAAGCTAATCCGCTTACAATAACTACTTCTCCATCAACTAAATCTTTAACTGCTCTTTCACAACAAAGTTCTCCATATTTTGTTGATCTTCTTGTACCTACTATAGAAATCATTTTATTTTTACTTAAAAGTTCTATGTTTCCTTTATAAAAAAGAAAAAGTGGAGGTTTTGCTATATTTTTCAAACTATCAGGATATCTATAATCGTTAATACTAATTAAGCCTATCCTATT
This genomic window from Cetobacterium somerae ATCC BAA-474 contains:
- the dprA gene encoding DNA-processing protein DprA, with amino-acid sequence MEWYRLKLMGLKNSKIRALMGCNKRYKDIFADLDKLTNMLNLTTDDTRLIENSKYCEKYLEVMDYLERNRIGLISINDYRYPDSLKNIAKPPLFLFYKGNIELLSKNKMISIVGTRRSTKYGELCCERAVKDLVDGEVVIVSGLALGIDSIVHKEVLKYKGNTIAVLGCGIDIFYPRTNIKLRDEIERKGLVISEFPIGMRPTPKNFPIRNRIIAGLSKGTVVVESSSKGGSLITASISLEEGRDVFAFPGDVTYPLSQGCNELIKLSQAKLIVSGEDILNEYSWLKISEDGKKLNKLIGIKLKIYSVLKTKMHLEEIRKEVSCETSELLSNLMELEIEGYIQSLPAGHYRRRL
- the yqeH gene encoding ribosome biogenesis GTPase YqeH; translation: MTKKCIGCGIELQGENPNSNGYLPKSVLEGDNKELLCQRCFKIKNYGQYIPIKMTKEDYRQEVKKSLAEADVAIPVFDIIDFEGSFDDEILDILREMESIVVINKLDLIPDEKHPSEVADWVKGRLGEEGISPLDIAIVSSKNGYGINGIFKKIKHFYPDGAKALVLGVTNVGKSSIINKLIGAKRVTVSKFPGTTLKSVKTEIPFSKITLIDTPGLIPSGRFSDFVCQECNQNIIPANEISRKTYKVQEDRVILIGGMIQMRVLNDDDLKPIFSLYASKDVTFHETNVEKAKELMQKADFLTPPCENCRDEFNSLEKDVEVYTVETGEELVFKGLGWLSVKRGPLKVEITSPKGGEIIIREAFIKPKR
- a CDS encoding tyrosine-type recombinase/integrase, which produces MDTLNLLGDIKEFLYHCEFAKGKSLNTIKSLRIDLYRFNEYIIKCNDLKKISDIDGFNFREFLVELQGCDIGKRSLNRKISSIKSFFKYLKDTGKIKSNPAQLIVAPSYDRGIPEVLELEEIVRFRKAIELKNYHSLRDRLIVELLYSSGITSQELLGLGEDVFNLESREVVVTSFKKYRTVFFSERTKNFFKRYIVAKKEKLGSKYNKEILFVNGSGGRLTDRSLRRLIDRYGVKAGITKEISPHSFRHTFAVHMLEHGISLLQLQKLLGHSNLDSTKIYLEALEKKRRKELSKEIEIK
- a CDS encoding NAD(P)/FAD-dependent oxidoreductase; this translates as MYDIIFLGGGQAGVFGAYEAIKKNKDLKILVLDKGRMLTQRVCPKEKLGTCVKCPTCAIIYGVSGAGAFSDSKFNMDYRVGGDVHVLTGKVIVNETIQYVADIYKDFGFDEKPSGLEYNQVMLDLKKRCIENNVQLVDTPTMHLGTDGSRELYTKLVNSLLEKGVEFITERSAEGLIIENGEIKGVTVKNKKDEVENYFAKNVVIGLGRSGAKKLMEMCEESGVSYETGAVDLGVRVEIPDLVMKDINENFYEAKMIYHTTKYRDKMRTFCSNPSGFIAAEKHSDDVVLANGHAYKDKKSQNTNLALLCTKTFTQPFKQPFEYATAIAKMSSMLTGGKILMQSYGDLKVGRRSTDESIARLNIIPTTEDYVAGDIALACPKRILDNIIEFIEVHDKITPGFASSDLLLYFPEIKFRSTRIKIDANMETNIKGLYAAGDSSGYGSGLNIAAVMGILAVRHIISK
- the ftsY gene encoding signal recognition particle-docking protein FtsY, which codes for MGFFNKLFGRKKEDKVEEQEEKLEKEVVKEELESLEEQKEEKIDEEEKIDEAVEKAIDDEEKEESTIDQEETKDEVIYVEKPKVEKRSFFTSLKEKLFKSREGLFGTLKNIFTGKSIVDGEMYEELEDTLVQSDIGIEMTLKIVKDLKAEVKARGVKKPEDVYPVLKDVLEGYLITENTKLDIQPGRMNVILIVGVNGVGKTTTIGKIAAKLVKDGKKVVIGAADTFRAAAVEQLEEWVKRAGAEIVKHPEGADPGAVVFDTLKAGEDKNADVVIIDTAGRLHNKNNLMKELEKINNIIKKKIGDQPYESILVLDGTTGQNGLIQARVFNEVTKLTGFIVTKLDGTAKGGILFSISEELKKPIKYIGVGEGIEDLREFNSKEYIQAIFD
- the pta gene encoding phosphate acetyltransferase, which codes for MSIIVQIKEKAKTLGNKIVLPEATDERVIRAAAGVVEEKLGTPVLVGNVETIKTFAANLGVSLDGVEIIDPKTTDKLASYVEKLCELRAKKGMTPEEAERLLTTDVNFFGAMMVKMGDVAGMVSGSDSPTANVLRAGLQVVGTKPGVKTVSSVFLMELKHNVETYGEILVFGDCAVIPEPTSEQLADIASEAAITAATVAGLDPKVALMSFSTKGSAKHDSVDVVKRAGEILRERNADFAFEEELQADAALVASVGVKKAPNSKVAGKANVLIFPNLAAGNIGYKLVQRLANAEAYGPLIQGLAAPINDLSRGCSVKDIVDLAAITSVQAGK
- the trmFO gene encoding methylenetetrahydrofolate--tRNA-(uracil(54)-C(5))-methyltransferase (FADH(2)-oxidizing) TrmFO produces the protein MTNKEVVVIGAGLAGSEAAYQLAKSGVKVKLYEMRPKVSTEAHKSEKFAELVCSNSLGGDHLGNASGLMKEELRRMGSLLIEIADEVKVPAGQALAVDREGFSEKVTEKLHSMENIEIINEELKEIPKDKIVIVASGPLTSDELSKNIGKTLEQEYLYFYDAAAPIVTLESIDKDKVFFQSRYDKGEGEYINCPMNKEEYETFYEALISAERAPLKKFEEEKLFEACMPVERIAQRGFKTLLFGPLKPKGLINPKTGKEEFAVVQLRQDDKDGKLYNLVGFQTNLKWGEQKRVFSMIPGLENAEFVRYGVMHRNTFINSTKLLTPALNLKNNEDIYFAGQITGGEGYVCAIATGLMAATNILRKMDGKAPLILDDRSSIGAIIKYITEEKKNFQPMGPNFGVIKSLDERIRDKKEKYNKISKIALEYLDEKLNQEK
- the topA gene encoding type I DNA topoisomerase; translation: MYIEKKLGVKIVAKKNLVIVESPAKAKTIEKILGNNFHVTASFGHVRDLPKSKIGVDVQDDFKPSYSTIRGKGDVIKTLKDLAKKSDKVYLASDPDREGEAIAWHIAQTLKLDENEANRIEFNEITNGAIREAIKNPRKVDIDRVNAQQARRILDRLVGYEISPLLWKSISSNTSAGRVQSVALKLVCDLEDKIKKFIPEKFWDIKGEFENKMNLSLYKIEGKRFERVTDEDIVKNVQLTLNSEYAVINSKVTKKSKNPPLPLKTSTLQQLSSSYLGFSASKTMSVAQGLYEGISIDGNQKGLITYMRTDSTRISDEAKEMAKSYIVETFGKEYLGKEGVKKKKDEKIQDAHEAVRPTDIYLEPDKIKKDLAPDQYKLYKLIWERFMISQLAPMQYEQFEIILENGDYQFRGTLNKIIFDGYYKVFKDEEELPLGEFPTINEGDFLKLNKLHIKEDWTKAPSRLTESSLVKKLEADGIGRPSTYASIIETLKKREYVVIEGKSFIPTELGYEIKTILEKNFKDIMDVKFTASLEDGLDLVEEGERDWIEILKDFYSKLSKDLELYKIKVEEESSRIITSDVPCPCGSGNMIMKNGRFGRYLCCTDENCKEKYSLKGIEIPLEDIKNGNIKVKELLEEQLRVKQGKLTDVFLSNGSRLLLKLGRFGSYLESENFKEDNERVSLPGEVKKLLMNGSIEEKDGIVQLKWIMDKIQKEEEEILKNAGNCEKCGRPFKIGRGRWGKFLACTGYPDCKNIKKLEKDKKE